Proteins encoded by one window of Actinocorallia herbida:
- a CDS encoding SDR family oxidoreductase gives MTGVLAGRTAVVTGASRGTGLAIALALAAEGARVGLLARPGPHLDSAASRLGAAGLPLPADLCDPAAVRAAFALVHSEFGGLDILVNNAAMAEPHLVEEATDAELAREVGTNLLGPLYTTREAVPLLRASRSPHLVNLSSESSADPFPYLLVYAATKAALERLTEGLAHELRPDGIRCTLLKVGRTETTFKDAWDPERLRRAVLAWEEGGFRARVSGSAAQPPERVAEAVLFAVTREGGSVIGELSVRSYPDEFLERQP, from the coding sequence ATGACCGGTGTGCTGGCGGGCCGCACCGCGGTCGTCACCGGGGCGTCGCGCGGGACGGGGCTGGCGATCGCCCTCGCCCTCGCCGCCGAAGGCGCCCGCGTCGGCCTGCTCGCCCGGCCGGGCCCGCACCTGGACTCCGCAGCCTCTCGGCTCGGCGCCGCCGGCCTGCCACTCCCGGCCGATCTCTGCGACCCGGCCGCCGTCCGCGCGGCATTCGCCCTGGTTCACTCGGAGTTCGGCGGCCTGGACATCCTGGTGAACAACGCGGCCATGGCCGAGCCGCACCTGGTCGAGGAGGCCACCGACGCGGAGCTGGCGCGAGAGGTGGGCACGAACCTGCTCGGCCCCCTCTACACCACCCGTGAGGCGGTGCCGCTGCTCAGGGCCTCGAGGTCCCCGCACCTGGTGAACCTTTCCTCTGAGTCCAGTGCCGACCCCTTCCCGTACCTGCTCGTCTACGCCGCGACCAAGGCTGCTCTGGAACGGCTGACCGAGGGCCTGGCCCACGAACTGCGGCCCGACGGCATCCGCTGCACACTGCTGAAGGTCGGGCGGACCGAGACCACCTTCAAGGACGCCTGGGATCCCGAGCGGCTGCGCCGGGCGGTCCTCGCCTGGGAGGAGGGCGGATTCCGGGCCCGGGTGTCGGGCTCGGCCGCGCAGCCGCCGGAACGGGTGGCCGAGGCCGTGCTCTTCGCCGTCACCCGCGAAGGCGGATCGGTCATCGGAGAGCTGAGCGTGCGGTCGTATCCCGACGAGTTCCTTGAGAGGCAACCATGA
- a CDS encoding VOC family protein, producing MALHGLELHHRALRVPPEAMTVHVDFYRDVLGLAEAADAPEVPGIPIQWLDAANGVQVHLFGAAGTSRYAARPDRDPFISHLAFGVPDITEAVEDLVRMGVPHWHVGRGERRQVFVRDPSGDLIELHQSGLCRCVRTPR from the coding sequence ATGGCCCTGCACGGGCTGGAACTGCATCACCGCGCTCTCCGGGTGCCTCCGGAGGCGATGACGGTCCACGTCGATTTCTACCGTGACGTTCTGGGGCTGGCGGAAGCCGCGGACGCCCCTGAGGTCCCGGGGATACCGATCCAATGGCTGGACGCCGCCAACGGCGTCCAGGTCCACCTGTTCGGAGCGGCCGGTACGTCCCGGTACGCGGCACGGCCGGACCGGGATCCGTTCATCTCGCACCTCGCGTTCGGGGTGCCGGACATCACGGAGGCCGTCGAGGACCTCGTTCGGATGGGCGTGCCGCACTGGCACGTCGGCCGGGGCGAGCGCCGCCAGGTCTTCGTGCGAGACCCGTCGGGCGACCTGATCGAGCTGCACCAGTCCGGCCTGTGCCGTTGTGTCAGGACTCCGCGATGA
- a CDS encoding fumarylacetoacetate hydrolase family protein, with protein sequence MKIGRFAGENGAFWAVLNLDEGTCRPLEGGFSSWAPALTGDPGSAARLAGEPQPLAGLRTLAPVEPTAKIVAVGATYAKHVAGLGLTMPERPAAFLKPYGSLLAPGAEISYPALTSALDYEAELVAVIGAASIDRSAPSRSVLGYTAGNDVSARDLQFGGSVTGMDMFSAKALDATGGVGPWIVTRDEFGDDHPDLELRLTVNGEVRQSDRTSSMAWGVGDLVEYVEARSALACGDVLFTGTSAGVGHEDGRYLEPGDVVEVTIERIGTLRNTVGPRP encoded by the coding sequence ATGAAGATCGGAAGGTTCGCCGGGGAGAACGGCGCGTTCTGGGCCGTCCTGAACCTGGACGAGGGAACGTGCCGTCCGCTGGAAGGCGGGTTCTCCTCCTGGGCTCCCGCGCTCACCGGCGACCCCGGGTCAGCCGCCCGCCTGGCCGGGGAGCCGCAGCCGTTGGCCGGCCTGCGGACGCTGGCGCCCGTGGAGCCCACCGCGAAGATCGTCGCCGTGGGCGCAACGTACGCCAAGCATGTCGCGGGCCTGGGCCTGACCATGCCCGAGCGGCCCGCAGCCTTTTTGAAGCCCTACGGCTCACTGCTGGCGCCCGGCGCGGAGATCTCCTACCCGGCGCTCACCTCGGCCCTCGATTACGAGGCCGAACTCGTCGCTGTCATCGGCGCCGCCTCCATCGACCGATCCGCGCCGAGCCGGAGTGTCCTGGGCTACACCGCCGGCAACGACGTCTCGGCGCGGGACCTCCAGTTCGGCGGCTCGGTCACCGGGATGGACATGTTCTCGGCCAAGGCGCTGGACGCCACGGGCGGAGTCGGCCCGTGGATCGTGACGCGTGACGAGTTCGGTGACGACCATCCCGACCTGGAGCTGCGCCTGACGGTGAACGGGGAGGTCCGGCAGTCCGACCGCACCTCCAGCATGGCATGGGGGGTCGGTGATCTCGTCGAGTACGTCGAGGCCCGCAGTGCTCTGGCCTGCGGCGACGTCCTGTTCACCGGCACCTCCGCCGGTGTGGGCCATGAGGACGGTCGCTATCTCGAACCCGGCGACGTCGTCGAGGTGACCATCGAGCGGATCGGCACGCTGCGCAACACGGTCGGTCCCCGCCCGTAG
- a CDS encoding CaiB/BaiF CoA transferase family protein, with translation MSEVLSGVRVLEVAMWTFVPAAGAVLAEWGADVVKVEHPVTGDPQRGLVNSGFLPSEQGGLDYMMEVPNRGKRSIGIDLKSKEGRELLYRLAEQSDVFVTNFLPAARRALGIEAEDIRARNPRIIYVRGSGHGQRGPDAEKGAFDSSTYWARGGIGYTVSPPEDPYPVRMRSAFGDVMGGLSIAGGIAAALFNRERTGEGSVVDVSLLGVALWNLSVDVASAPLRPGEDVFRYDPENLVNPTVGMYRTADGRHLNLTLLQSDRYWRSFTACLGRPDLTDDPRFRDHASRGANSRECTQTLKEIFMSRTLAEWEEALADFDGVWSPLRTPLEVHDDPAVRANGLIREVVTTSGRTLSVAANPVQFDETPPQTAGAPDHGQHTEELLLELGLTWEEIIAHKDAGTIT, from the coding sequence ATGAGTGAAGTACTGTCCGGTGTCCGTGTCCTGGAAGTGGCCATGTGGACATTCGTCCCGGCGGCCGGCGCGGTGCTGGCCGAGTGGGGCGCCGACGTCGTGAAGGTCGAGCACCCGGTGACCGGGGACCCGCAAAGAGGCCTGGTCAACTCCGGATTCCTGCCCTCCGAGCAGGGCGGGCTCGACTACATGATGGAGGTGCCCAACCGCGGCAAGCGCAGCATCGGCATCGACCTGAAGTCCAAGGAGGGGAGGGAACTGCTCTATCGCCTGGCCGAGCAGAGCGACGTGTTCGTGACGAACTTCCTGCCCGCTGCGCGCCGCGCCCTCGGGATCGAGGCCGAGGACATCCGCGCGCGCAACCCGAGGATCATCTACGTGCGCGGGTCCGGGCACGGGCAGCGCGGGCCGGACGCCGAGAAGGGCGCCTTCGACTCCTCGACCTACTGGGCCCGCGGGGGGATCGGGTACACGGTCTCACCGCCCGAGGACCCTTATCCCGTGCGCATGCGTTCGGCCTTCGGCGACGTCATGGGCGGCCTGTCGATAGCGGGCGGGATCGCCGCCGCGCTCTTCAACCGGGAACGGACCGGCGAAGGTTCTGTCGTCGATGTGTCCCTGCTCGGCGTCGCGTTGTGGAATCTATCGGTCGACGTCGCCTCCGCTCCGCTGCGACCGGGGGAGGACGTCTTCAGGTACGACCCGGAGAACCTGGTCAACCCGACTGTCGGCATGTACCGGACCGCGGACGGCCGTCACCTCAATCTCACCCTGCTCCAGTCCGACCGCTACTGGCGCTCGTTCACCGCGTGCCTCGGCCGCCCCGACCTGACCGACGACCCCAGGTTCCGCGACCACGCCTCGCGAGGGGCGAACTCCCGCGAGTGCACCCAGACGCTCAAGGAGATCTTCATGAGCCGGACCCTCGCGGAGTGGGAGGAGGCGCTGGCGGACTTCGACGGTGTCTGGTCGCCGCTGCGCACCCCGCTGGAGGTGCACGACGACCCGGCGGTACGGGCCAACGGACTGATCCGCGAGGTCGTCACGACGAGCGGGCGCACGCTGTCCGTCGCGGCCAACCCGGTGCAGTTCGACGAGACCCCGCCACAGACGGCCGGTGCCCCCGATCACGGCCAGCACACCGAGGAACTGCTCCTGGAACTGGGCCTGACCTGGGAGGAGATCATCGCGCACAAGGACGCCGGGACCATCACCTGA
- a CDS encoding carboxymuconolactone decarboxylase family protein, producing the protein MSGRLGPRTDDGTDPRLAEVYAKAAGLAGGLPEMYRVLGHAPEVLSGWLDLAWSLRADAAADRGLRELAILRVSALMGSDYVWRSHWRPALRAGVPEGVLQAMRDGGTPADLTLLQRSVLALTDDLVADADVADTTWAEFVSLVDPREAVELLMTVSWYCCAARMALALRVPLEDHHHAVPGLTRTRA; encoded by the coding sequence ATGAGCGGCCGGCTCGGCCCGCGTACCGACGACGGGACCGACCCCCGCCTCGCCGAGGTCTATGCCAAGGCGGCGGGACTCGCGGGGGGCCTGCCGGAGATGTACCGGGTGCTCGGCCACGCACCTGAGGTCCTTTCCGGCTGGCTCGACCTGGCCTGGAGCCTGCGCGCAGACGCCGCCGCCGACCGGGGGCTGCGCGAGCTGGCCATCCTCCGGGTCTCGGCGCTCATGGGCAGCGACTACGTCTGGCGCAGCCACTGGCGGCCGGCTCTGCGAGCGGGGGTACCCGAGGGAGTGCTCCAGGCCATGCGCGACGGCGGAACGCCCGCGGACCTGACGCTGCTGCAACGGTCCGTCCTCGCGCTGACCGACGACCTCGTCGCCGATGCCGACGTGGCCGACACCACCTGGGCGGAGTTCGTCTCGCTGGTCGACCCGCGCGAGGCGGTGGAACTCCTCATGACGGTCTCGTGGTACTGCTGCGCGGCCCGGATGGCCTTGGCCCTGCGGGTCCCGCTGGAAGACCACCACCACGCGGTGCCGGGGCTCACCAGGACACGGGCCTGA
- a CDS encoding carboxymuconolactone decarboxylase family protein, protein MPAIDPVPHRHLRPVLREQIEAARASRALSSDLAVRIWAHRPELAEAQLALLRALHERRILDGRLAELVRLRIADINDCRACKAGRKSDDVTEDDVQALSADRSRFTDREDAALRFAETFAFDHTRIGDADLAELGRYFSVPEIVELGMFAAQMVASGRLAHVLRAYADDDVPPVLGA, encoded by the coding sequence TGCGCGAGCAGATCGAGGCCGCGCGCGCGTCCCGCGCGCTGAGCAGCGATCTCGCCGTCCGCATCTGGGCGCACCGGCCCGAGCTCGCCGAAGCCCAGCTGGCCCTCCTGCGCGCGCTGCACGAGCGCCGCATCCTGGACGGGCGGCTGGCGGAGCTGGTCCGCCTCCGCATCGCCGACATCAACGACTGCCGGGCCTGCAAGGCTGGGCGCAAATCCGACGACGTCACCGAGGATGACGTCCAGGCGCTGTCGGCCGACCGCTCCCGGTTCACCGACCGGGAGGATGCCGCCTTGCGCTTCGCCGAGACGTTCGCCTTCGACCACACCCGGATCGGGGACGCCGACCTGGCCGAGCTGGGCCGGTACTTCTCCGTCCCGGAGATCGTCGAACTCGGCATGTTCGCGGCACAGATGGTCGCCTCGGGCAGGCTCGCCCACGTGCTGCGCGCGTACGCCGACGATGACGTTCCGCCGGTCCTCGGGGCCTGA
- a CDS encoding enoyl-CoA hydratase-related protein: protein MAEQTVRLEARDNGVRLLTLDDPSRHNAISLRMRDELLAAADAVRSDPDARALVVTGAGRSFCSGADLAELLGGSPPVGVLRDRLSGVYQGFLTLRDLEIPTIAAVRGHAVGAGLNLAMCCDLRVAAPDTRFSATFSRIGLHPGGGATYFLVRALGRERALALLLSGGTVTGEEAVRQGLALAVHEDPLAEALAMADRFAALPTALARDIKRAVALTDHGLEATLSFESWAQASTGTLPEVLTAATRRR from the coding sequence GTGGCCGAGCAGACTGTGCGCCTGGAGGCGCGCGACAACGGCGTCCGGCTGCTCACGCTGGACGATCCGAGCCGGCACAACGCGATCAGCCTGCGCATGCGGGACGAACTGCTCGCGGCTGCGGACGCCGTGCGGTCGGATCCGGACGCGCGCGCCCTCGTCGTGACGGGCGCGGGCCGGTCGTTCTGCTCCGGCGCCGACCTTGCCGAACTCCTCGGCGGATCCCCGCCCGTCGGCGTGCTCCGCGACCGGCTGAGCGGTGTCTATCAGGGCTTCCTCACCCTGCGGGACCTGGAGATCCCCACGATCGCGGCGGTCCGCGGCCACGCCGTCGGCGCGGGACTGAACCTGGCCATGTGCTGCGACCTGCGCGTCGCGGCACCGGACACCCGCTTCAGCGCGACCTTCAGCCGGATCGGGCTGCACCCGGGCGGCGGCGCCACCTATTTCCTGGTGCGCGCTCTCGGCCGAGAGCGCGCGCTCGCCCTGCTGCTGTCCGGCGGCACGGTCACCGGCGAAGAGGCGGTCCGGCAAGGACTGGCGCTGGCGGTGCACGAGGATCCCCTGGCTGAGGCTCTCGCCATGGCGGACCGGTTCGCCGCCCTGCCCACCGCCCTGGCCCGAGACATCAAGCGCGCCGTCGCCCTCACCGACCACGGCCTGGAGGCGACCCTTTCCTTCGAGTCCTGGGCACAGGCGTCCACCGGCACCCTGCCAGAGGTCCTCACCGCCGCGACGCGAAGGCGATGA
- a CDS encoding fumarylacetoacetate hydrolase family protein has protein sequence MRYATFEVETPVGPVRRVGIVTSAGDLLDVNLAFAHTLAGRVDRSRARAIADALVPADLAVLLANGEAAREAVLRAADLTDAPLDALSAGGGRLIYRHEEVRLLAPLPSPPSLRDCAAFEQHVKNSTRGNVPAEWYEMPVYYKGNPRSVVGTGADVVVPRGAERLDYELEFAIVIGRAGRDVPPESAAAHIAGYTVFNDVSERRQQFKEMRGGLGPAKGKDRDGWNVLGPYLVTADAWDPAEPHTMVARVAGEVWSRGSTDSIHHSVAEIVSYLSRAEELRPGDVIGAGTVGWGSGLELGRYPQAGDLVELEIDGLGVLANRWVAA, from the coding sequence GTGCGATACGCGACATTCGAGGTGGAGACGCCGGTGGGGCCGGTGCGGAGGGTCGGCATCGTCACCTCGGCGGGTGATCTGCTCGACGTGAACCTGGCGTTCGCGCACACGCTCGCCGGACGGGTCGACAGGTCTCGGGCCAGGGCGATCGCGGACGCCCTCGTGCCGGCAGACCTCGCCGTCCTGCTGGCGAACGGAGAAGCCGCCCGGGAGGCGGTGCTCCGGGCGGCCGACCTCACCGACGCCCCCCTGGACGCGCTCAGCGCGGGCGGCGGCCGGCTCATCTACCGACATGAGGAGGTCCGGCTGCTCGCCCCGCTGCCCTCACCGCCCTCCCTGCGCGACTGTGCGGCGTTCGAGCAGCACGTGAAGAACTCCACTAGGGGCAACGTCCCGGCGGAGTGGTACGAGATGCCCGTTTACTACAAGGGGAATCCGCGCTCGGTGGTGGGGACCGGAGCCGATGTCGTCGTCCCCCGGGGAGCCGAGCGCCTCGACTACGAGCTCGAGTTCGCGATCGTCATCGGCCGGGCGGGCCGCGACGTGCCTCCCGAAAGCGCCGCCGCGCACATCGCCGGGTACACGGTCTTCAACGACGTTTCCGAGCGCAGGCAGCAGTTCAAGGAGATGCGCGGCGGACTCGGGCCGGCCAAGGGCAAGGATCGCGACGGCTGGAACGTCCTGGGCCCGTACCTCGTCACCGCCGATGCCTGGGACCCGGCCGAACCGCACACGATGGTCGCCCGAGTGGCCGGTGAGGTGTGGAGCCGGGGCTCCACCGACAGCATCCACCACTCGGTTGCGGAGATCGTGAGCTACCTGAGCAGGGCGGAGGAGCTGCGGCCAGGCGACGTGATCGGCGCGGGCACCGTCGGCTGGGGTTCCGGCCTGGAACTGGGCCGCTATCCGCAGGCGGGCGACCTGGTCGAGCTGGAGATCGACGGGCTCGGCGTTCTCGCCAACCGTTGGGTGGCGGCATGA